From a region of the Janthinobacterium sp. 61 genome:
- a CDS encoding DMT family transporter, translating to MSGFVVAVVLFAALLHASWNAIVKSGKDTFLSTVLVSVGAALISLAALPFVDTPASASWPYLAASAVAQLAYYSLLAAAYKAGDMSHAYPLMRGSAPLLVALASWPLIGERLSSMQMAAVACICAGIFGLYFAARLPAIDSLPKNTGRATAFALGNACVIASYTLIDGVGVRLSGAPAAYTMWIFVLNGAGLLLWTALRRPADLLAYAQTQWRLAALGGFGTLASYGLALWAMTQAPVAAIAALRETSILFAIAIAALFLREKISRRRYQAIALIAAGAILMRIA from the coding sequence ATGTCGGGCTTCGTTGTCGCCGTCGTTCTGTTTGCCGCCCTGCTGCATGCCAGCTGGAATGCCATCGTCAAGTCCGGCAAGGATACCTTTCTCAGCACCGTGCTCGTTTCCGTGGGCGCGGCCCTGATCTCGCTGGCGGCGCTGCCCTTCGTCGATACTCCCGCCTCCGCCAGCTGGCCCTACCTGGCCGCCTCGGCCGTGGCGCAACTGGCGTATTACTCTCTGCTGGCGGCGGCCTACAAGGCGGGCGACATGAGCCATGCCTACCCACTGATGCGCGGCAGCGCGCCCCTGCTCGTGGCGCTGGCCAGCTGGCCGCTGATAGGCGAACGTCTTTCTTCCATGCAAATGGCCGCCGTCGCCTGCATCTGCGCGGGCATCTTCGGCCTGTATTTTGCGGCGCGCCTGCCCGCCATTGACAGCCTGCCGAAAAACACGGGACGCGCCACCGCCTTTGCACTGGGCAACGCCTGCGTCATTGCCAGTTATACCTTGATCGATGGCGTCGGCGTACGGCTGTCCGGCGCGCCGGCCGCCTACACCATGTGGATTTTTGTCTTGAACGGCGCGGGACTGCTGCTGTGGACGGCATTGCGCCGCCCCGCCGACTTGCTGGCGTATGCGCAAACGCAATGGCGGCTGGCCGCCCTGGGCGGTTTCGGCACCCTCGCCTCGTATGGGCTGGCCCTGTGGGCCATGACCCAGGCGCCCGTGGCGGCCATTGCGGCACTGCGCGAAACGTCGATCCTGTTCGCCATCGCGATTGCCGCCCTGTTCCTGCGCGAAAAAATCAGCCGCCGCCGCTACCAGGCCATCGCCCTGATCGCGGCGGGAGCCATCCTGATGCGAATCGCCTAA
- a CDS encoding CocE/NonD family hydrolase: MRVSSPVRLTGLALVLSTTFGSLFAAPVLAQTPPMAPDIGAKLVMPDLNDYVKRVVMIPMRDGVKLYTVIVVPKDAKRAPIMLTRTPYNAARRAQRATSASMLATLPQGDDTLVENGYIRVFQDVRGKHGSEGDYVMTRPVRGPLNNTKVDNVTDAWDTIEWLSKNIPESNGKVGMLGSSYEGHTVLMALVDPHPALKVAIPMSAMVDGWRGDDWFHNGAFRMPSLSYLAWQTSVRGSAEAPVLGVYDDYDAYLRIGSASDYAKKFGIDKLTYTKKLFEHPAYDSYWQEQALDKILAKRPLIVPTMHVVGQWDQEDIYGPYATYTALEGRDKRNNLNYLAIGPWRHSGVNYDGSSLGALKFDGDTARQFREKVMQPFLNQYLKDGAPDANTAPVVSYQSGTNQWQRLQQWPLACETCETKLTPIYLQDGYKLGFAPAQAAADSANGAYDEYVADPAKPVPFVARPVRLGDADQWKPWLVSDQRGYADRTDVLSYVSEPLKTAVRIAGAPMVNLFAATSGTDADWVVKLIDVYPDEVPSQPAMGGYQLGVAMDIFRGRYRDSLEHPTAIPAGKVERYRFALPNANHVFLPGHRIAVQVQSSWFPLYDRNPQTFVPNIFLAQPGDYKKATQRVYHAAGAASAIELPIAPLDAR; the protein is encoded by the coding sequence ATGCGCGTGTCGTCCCCCGTCCGGCTCACCGGCCTGGCCCTGGTATTGAGTACCACCTTCGGTTCCCTGTTTGCTGCACCCGTTCTGGCGCAAACGCCACCCATGGCGCCCGATATCGGTGCCAAGCTGGTGATGCCCGACCTGAACGATTACGTCAAGCGCGTGGTGATGATCCCCATGCGCGACGGCGTCAAGCTGTACACGGTAATCGTCGTGCCGAAAGATGCCAAGAGAGCGCCTATCATGCTTACGCGCACGCCGTACAACGCGGCCCGCCGTGCCCAGCGCGCGACCAGCGCCAGCATGCTGGCCACCTTGCCGCAGGGTGACGATACCCTGGTGGAAAACGGATACATCCGCGTGTTCCAGGACGTGCGCGGCAAGCATGGCTCGGAAGGCGACTACGTGATGACGCGCCCTGTGCGCGGCCCGCTGAACAATACCAAGGTTGATAACGTCACGGATGCGTGGGACACCATCGAGTGGCTGTCGAAGAATATTCCGGAGAGCAATGGCAAGGTGGGCATGCTGGGTTCCTCGTACGAGGGCCATACGGTGCTGATGGCCCTGGTCGACCCGCATCCGGCGCTGAAGGTGGCCATACCCATGAGCGCCATGGTCGATGGCTGGCGCGGCGATGACTGGTTCCACAATGGCGCCTTCCGCATGCCGAGCCTGTCTTACCTGGCATGGCAGACGAGCGTGCGCGGCAGCGCCGAGGCGCCCGTGCTGGGCGTCTACGACGATTACGACGCGTATCTGCGCATAGGCTCGGCCAGCGATTACGCGAAGAAATTCGGCATCGACAAGCTGACCTACACGAAAAAGCTGTTCGAACACCCGGCTTACGACAGTTACTGGCAGGAACAGGCACTCGACAAGATACTGGCGAAGCGCCCGTTGATCGTGCCCACCATGCACGTGGTGGGGCAGTGGGACCAGGAAGATATCTACGGCCCCTACGCCACGTACACGGCATTGGAGGGACGCGACAAGCGCAACAACCTCAATTATCTGGCCATTGGCCCGTGGCGTCATAGCGGCGTTAATTATGACGGTTCCAGTCTGGGCGCCCTGAAGTTTGACGGCGACACGGCGCGCCAGTTCCGCGAAAAAGTCATGCAGCCATTCCTGAATCAATACTTGAAGGATGGCGCACCGGACGCGAACACGGCGCCCGTGGTGTCCTACCAGAGCGGCACGAACCAGTGGCAGCGCCTGCAGCAGTGGCCGCTGGCTTGCGAGACTTGCGAGACCAAGCTGACGCCGATCTACCTGCAGGATGGCTACAAGCTGGGCTTTGCGCCGGCGCAAGCGGCGGCTGACTCCGCCAATGGCGCGTATGACGAGTACGTGGCCGACCCGGCGAAACCTGTGCCGTTTGTCGCGCGTCCCGTGCGTCTCGGTGATGCCGACCAGTGGAAACCATGGCTGGTCAGCGACCAGCGCGGCTATGCCGACCGCACGGATGTGCTTAGCTATGTTTCCGAACCGTTGAAGACGGCCGTGCGCATCGCCGGCGCGCCGATGGTCAACCTGTTCGCCGCCACCAGCGGCACGGATGCCGACTGGGTGGTGAAACTGATCGATGTGTATCCGGACGAAGTGCCGTCGCAGCCGGCCATGGGCGGCTACCAGTTGGGCGTGGCGATGGATATCTTCCGTGGCCGCTATCGCGACAGCCTCGAGCATCCGACGGCGATTCCAGCGGGCAAGGTGGAGCGCTACCGCTTTGCCTTGCCGAATGCGAATCACGTCTTCCTGCCTGGCCACCGCATCGCCGTGCAAGTGCAGTCGAGCTGGTTCCCTCTGTACGACCGCAATCCGCAAACCTTCGTGCCAAACATCTTCCTGGCCCAGCCAGGCGATTACAAGAAAGCCACGCAGCGCGTCTACCACGCGGCAGGCGCGGCCAGCGCGATCGAGTTGCCGATAGCGCCGCTAGACGCGCGTTAG
- a CDS encoding HD domain-containing protein, whose amino-acid sequence MHSLLSQWQPRLLALAMAGLGDDSAHDINHLHRVWRNAAVLLQEHGQADALVVMAACYLHDLVNLPKNHPERHLASRQAAVLACHQLAELDFPAEKLASVAHAIETHSFSANLPPHTIEAQIVQDADRIDALGAVGLARLFYTAARMDSALAHGSDPLAEHRALDDKAYALDHIVTKLDKLPGKMQTVAGRALAAQRLAVLTDFRAAFAAEWAGGF is encoded by the coding sequence ATGCACTCTTTACTTTCCCAATGGCAACCACGCCTGCTGGCGCTGGCCATGGCCGGCTTGGGCGACGACAGCGCCCACGATATCAACCATTTGCACCGCGTGTGGCGCAACGCCGCCGTCCTGCTGCAGGAGCATGGGCAGGCCGATGCGCTCGTCGTGATGGCTGCTTGTTACCTGCACGACCTGGTCAACTTGCCGAAAAATCATCCTGAACGCCACCTGGCCTCGCGCCAGGCGGCCGTGCTGGCTTGCCACCAACTGGCAGAGCTGGATTTTCCTGCAGAAAAACTGGCAAGCGTAGCGCACGCCATCGAAACGCACAGCTTTTCCGCCAATCTGCCGCCGCACACCATCGAAGCGCAAATCGTGCAGGATGCCGACCGCATCGATGCGCTGGGGGCCGTGGGATTGGCACGCCTGTTCTATACGGCGGCGCGCATGGATAGCGCATTGGCGCATGGCAGCGATCCGCTGGCCGAACATCGCGCACTGGACGACAAGGCATACGCGCTCGACCATATCGTCACCAAGCTCGACAAGCTGCCCGGCAAGATGCAGACGGTGGCTGGGCGCGCCCTGGCCGCACAGCGCCTGGCCGTGCTGACGGATTTTCGCGCCGCCTTCGCCGCCGAATGGGCGGGTGGGTTCTAG
- a CDS encoding ABC transporter substrate-binding protein, with amino-acid sequence MTDFYSSAWRRTVAMLALALALPSLAGAQCSRDIQVPVSAIGASVVINGASIGGIYPDLLRSMGAKLGCNFIFTAVPRARLEAMFEAGKADMLIPASSTPRRDQHGLFIPLMGNRPLLISLQSARAPVNTMQELIERRELRVALVRGYDYGVSYQALAKELSSQGRLFYEVDALSVARLMQSGFIDATIMSPTILAGVAQNDARVYGLADRLRLEALPELPWGMSGVYLSRKSLTAEDQATLRELLEKAGRSGTLMEGFQRHHRQELLSLSIRPR; translated from the coding sequence ATGACTGACTTTTATTCCAGCGCCTGGCGCCGAACCGTGGCCATGCTGGCGCTGGCGCTGGCGCTGCCGTCACTGGCGGGCGCGCAATGCTCGCGCGATATCCAGGTGCCCGTCTCGGCCATCGGCGCCAGCGTGGTGATCAATGGCGCCAGCATCGGCGGCATCTATCCCGACTTGCTGCGCAGCATGGGCGCCAAGCTCGGCTGCAACTTCATCTTCACGGCCGTGCCGCGCGCGCGCCTGGAAGCGATGTTCGAGGCGGGCAAGGCCGATATGCTGATTCCCGCCAGCAGCACGCCGCGGCGCGACCAGCACGGCCTGTTCATCCCCCTGATGGGCAACCGTCCCCTGCTGATCTCGCTGCAAAGCGCGCGCGCGCCCGTCAACACCATGCAGGAACTGATCGAGCGGCGCGAATTGCGCGTGGCGCTGGTGCGCGGCTACGATTATGGCGTGTCCTACCAGGCGCTGGCCAAGGAGCTGAGCAGCCAGGGCCGCCTGTTCTACGAAGTCGATGCACTCTCCGTGGCGCGCCTGATGCAAAGCGGCTTCATCGACGCCACCATCATGAGTCCCACCATCCTGGCCGGCGTGGCGCAAAACGACGCGCGCGTGTATGGCCTGGCCGACCGCCTGCGCCTGGAAGCCTTGCCGGAATTGCCGTGGGGCATGAGCGGCGTCTACCTGTCGCGCAAGTCGCTGACGGCGGAAGACCAGGCGACCCTGCGTGAACTGCTGGAAAAAGCGGGCCGCTCGGGCACCTTGATGGAAGGCTTCCAGCGCCATCACCGCCAGGAATTGCTGTCGCTCAGCATACGTCCGCGCTAA
- a CDS encoding TCR/Tet family MFS transporter codes for MTDKASPDSHSPSAPARAGNLNFILVCVFIDMLGIGLVVPVLPILIGDFVSGKEAQAFWYGIMAAVFGLLQFIFMPMLGAISDRVGRRPVLLYSMAGMGINFLATGWAPNLACLFIGRIIGGVSSASMSVASAYASDISTHDNRAKSFGKIGAAFGLGFICGPMLGGLLGEINLHLPFYVAAGLSAANFIYGYFFVPESLPPGPRAPFTLARINPFAALLKLVRRVDIRGLVLAFGLMTFAQMMLNTTWVLYTHFRFDWTPRQNGIALFCVGLCAAVVQAGLLGILIKRFGEVRLSLLGMASGALTYLLYGLATQGWMMYALILCNLLAFAAGPALQGIISKASAASEQGELMGSLQSISSLGIIIMPLLGSMILGEVSHLPPQDWRIGSTFYLCAIMQTLGILVAWRYFKAQRQARLVVSTTK; via the coding sequence ATGACCGATAAAGCCAGCCCCGACAGCCATTCCCCGTCCGCCCCCGCGCGCGCCGGCAACCTCAATTTTATCCTCGTCTGCGTCTTCATCGACATGCTGGGTATCGGCCTGGTGGTGCCCGTGCTGCCCATCCTGATCGGCGACTTTGTCAGCGGCAAGGAAGCGCAAGCATTCTGGTACGGCATCATGGCAGCCGTCTTCGGCTTGCTGCAGTTCATCTTCATGCCCATGCTGGGCGCCATCAGCGACCGCGTGGGACGCCGTCCCGTGCTGCTGTACTCGATGGCCGGCATGGGCATCAATTTTCTCGCCACGGGCTGGGCGCCCAACCTGGCCTGCCTGTTCATCGGGCGCATCATCGGCGGCGTCTCGTCGGCCAGCATGTCGGTCGCGTCCGCCTATGCCTCCGACATTTCCACGCACGACAACCGCGCCAAGAGCTTTGGCAAGATCGGCGCGGCCTTTGGCCTGGGCTTCATTTGCGGGCCCATGCTGGGAGGCCTGCTGGGCGAGATCAATCTGCACCTGCCGTTTTACGTGGCGGCGGGCCTGTCGGCGGCCAATTTCATCTACGGCTATTTCTTCGTGCCCGAATCGCTGCCGCCGGGTCCGCGCGCGCCATTTACTTTGGCGCGCATCAATCCGTTTGCCGCCCTGCTGAAACTGGTGCGCCGCGTGGACATCCGCGGCCTGGTGCTGGCCTTCGGCCTGATGACGTTTGCGCAAATGATGCTCAACACCACCTGGGTGCTGTACACGCATTTCCGCTTCGACTGGACGCCGCGCCAGAACGGCATCGCCCTGTTCTGCGTGGGCCTGTGCGCGGCCGTGGTGCAGGCGGGCTTGCTGGGGATACTCATCAAGCGCTTTGGCGAAGTGCGCTTGTCGCTGCTGGGCATGGCCTCGGGCGCCCTCACCTACCTGCTGTACGGCCTGGCCACGCAAGGCTGGATGATGTATGCGTTGATTTTGTGCAACCTGCTGGCCTTTGCCGCCGGTCCGGCCCTGCAAGGCATCATCTCGAAGGCGTCCGCCGCCAGCGAACAGGGAGAGCTGATGGGCTCCCTGCAATCGATCAGCAGCCTTGGCATCATCATCATGCCCTTGCTCGGTAGCATGATCCTCGGCGAAGTGAGCCACTTGCCGCCGCAGGACTGGCGCATCGGCAGCACCTTCTATCTGTGCGCCATCATGCAAACCCTGGGCATCCTGGTGGCTTGGCGCTACTTCAAGGCACAACGCCAGGCCAGACTTGTGGTTTCCACCACAAAGTAG